The nucleotide sequence GGTGAGCGCCGTACCGTCGCCGGTGCCGGCCACCTCCACGGCCTCGCCGTAGCCCGCGCCGCACACCGCGAGGCGCTGGAGCAGGGTCTCGCGGCGGCCGTCGAGGGCGGAGCGGAGCGGGTCGAGTCGGAGTTCGCGCGAGGCGGGATCGTCCGGGCCGGGCAGCCGCAATGCGGCCAACTCCTCCTCCACGGACGGGCCGAGACCGGAACGCGGTGTGCCCGGCGCGATCCGTCCCCGGTCGGTGCCGACCAGGACCACTTCGAGGGCCCGCGCGAGGGCCCGGCCACGGCCGAGGGGTTCGCCCTGCCCCATCACGGTCGTGAGCGCCTCCAGGACCTCGCCCCGGCCGGGGGCCGCGAGCCCCCGGAGACTGGCCAGGTCGCACGCCATCCGCAGGGTCTCGGTGGCCTCGCCCGTGCCCGCGGTGTGCCCGGCCGCGCGCATTTCCCGGCACACATCGGTGACCGCCCGCGCGGCAGCGCCCCGCAGCAGCCCGGGATCGCCCCCGGCCGTGAACACCGCCTGCTGCCAGCGCGGGTCCCGGATGCCCGCCGGGTACCCGGAACGGGAGTCCAGCAGGTCGAAGGCGTACGGGACGAGTGAGGTGACGACAGGGGGGTGCTCCCCGACGAGATCCGTTCCCCGGGCCCCGGCCGCGGCGCCGGTCGCACGCGGCGCGGGAACCGCCCGCTCCGTCCCGGCAGGGCCGGCTGCGGACCCGTCGGCTCCGGCATCCTCCGTCAGCGCCGGGGCGTGGAACGCGCCGATCACGGCCGCGACCCGGCGGCCACCCGCCGCCGCGCGGGCGATCGTGTCACGCATGTGGGCCTCGCGAGCCAGGTCCACGGAAGGTACGCCGCCCGCCGACTCGGCATCACGACGCAGCGCCCACCCCACGCCGAGAGCGGCACGACGGATGGCCTCGGGGGCGCAGCCGGGGGCGAGCACCTCCACGCAGCGGTCCCACAGGTCGTCGCCGTCGCGTCCCGTCCCGGCGGCGATGAGCGCGGCCGCGAAGGCGGTGGGTGAGGCGACGGCGGAGCCTTGGGCGACCACGCTCCGAGTCCCCTCGGCCGCGGCGGTGCCGTTCCCGCCGGCCTCCGGGCGGTCCGTGGCCGCTCCCGGGCGATCCGCGTCCGACGGCGAGCGGCTCGCGTCCGACTCCGCCTCTCCCGGGCTCGTCCTCAAGCTGCCCGCGTCCGACGCCGGCCCGGTCCGGCCCGCCGTAGGCCCGCTTGGGCCCGACGTCTGCCCGCCGTCCTCGTATGTCCCCGGCCGGCCCGCGCCTGACTCCGCTCGGTCTGTGCTCCACGCCGGATCAGACATCGGCAGGTCGCAGCACACCACCTCCACGCCCCGCTCCCGTGCCCAGCGGAGCGCGGCCAGTTCGGGGGAGAAGTCGGCGAACGGGTAGAAGCCGAGCCGTCCGCCCTCGCCGGCCCCGGCCAGCGCGACCGGGGCGTGGGTGCCCGGGGCGGCGAGGTGGGGGAGCCAGGACTGGAAGTCGGCGGGCAGTTCCACGCAGACGACCTCGGCACCGGAGGCGTCGAGCAGGGCGGGCACGGCCGCGGCGAGGGCCGGGCTGTGGTGCCGTACCCCCAGCAGGTACGGCGCGGCGGAGTCGGCGAGGGCCGTGACGGCCGCCCTCGGTTCCTGAGTGGTCGTCACCGAAGGTTCTCCCGCAGATCCCAGAGGCGGCGCCACATCGCCGAGCCGTCCTCGGCGCGACGGCGCACCGGGCCGTCCCAGTAGCCGAGCAGCCGGGCGTGGTCGGCCGGGTCGTCCTTGCGGACCACGCCCAGCAGGTGCCCGGGGACGAGGTCGAGGGCGTCTCCGCCGGGCAGGTACGCGGCGGCCACCCCGAGCGAGGCGGCGACCTGCACGGCTTCGGCGGTGGACATCACCGTGCCGGGCCGCTCCACGTCCCAGCCCTCGGCGGAGCGCCCCTCGCGCAGGTCGCGGAAGACGGTGACCAGCACGTCGAGCACCGCGTCGTCCACGCCGAAGGCCGCGCCCGCCCGCTGGACGGCCGCCTCCGCCTGCCGCCGCACCAGAGCCGTCTCGGCGTCGACGTCCGCGATCGGGTGCACGGTCTCGAAGTTGAAGCGCCGCTTGAGCGCGGCGGACATCTCCGAGACACCCCGGTCGCGCAGGTTGGCCGTGGCGATGACGGTGAACCCGGGCGCGGCCGGGACCTGGGCGTCGTCCGTGCCGGACAGCTCGGGCACGCTCACCCGGCGGTCGGACAGGATCGAGACCAGGGCGTCCTGCACCTCGGGCAGACAGCGGGTGATCTCCTCGACCCGCGCCACCCGGCCCGAGCGCATGGCGCCGAGCACCGGCGAGTCGACCAGCGCCTCGGGGGACGGGCCCTGGGCGAGCAGCAGGGCGTAGTTCCAGCCGTAGCGGAAGGCGTCCTCGGTGGTGCCGGCGGTGCCCTGCACGGTGAGCGCGCTGGTGCCGCACACGGCGGCCGACAGCAGCTCGGAGAGCATCGACTTGGCCGTACCGGGCTCGCCGACGAGCAGCAGGCCGCGCTCACCGGCGAGGGTGACCACGCACCGCTCGACCAGGGCGCGTTCGCCGACGAACTTGGGCGCGATCACCAGCTTGTCGGGCAGCGTCTCGTGAGGCTTGGCCAGCTTCAGGGTCTCGCCGCCGCTGCCGCAGACGAAAGTGACCGCGGAACGCGGGGTCAGGTGCCAGCCGGGCGGGCGCGGGCCCTCGTCATGGGCGGCGAGAAAGTCGAGTTCGATGGCGTAACGCTCCTCGGCGGGCAGGGTCTGCCGGGCCGGAAGGGCCGTCGCCGTATCGGTCGGGGTCATGAAAGTCCTTGCTCAGTGGGTCGGTAGGTCCGTCTGTCGTTCCCGGGGAGGGAACGGGAGAGGAGGGGAGGACGGGTGGGACCGGGGGCGCCCGGCGGCCGGGCGCCCCCGCTTCCTCAGCGGCGGCGGCCCCGCCGCACCTTCAGCTCCTCGAACCGGGGCGCGTCGCCGTCCTGGACGCGCTGCCAGGCCCTGCGGTACAGCTCGGCGGCCGGTTCGGCCGGCACGATCACGCCGAACGTCGCGTGCTCGTCGCTCATCAGGCCGCCGAACAGCGGCAGCTTCCACCGCTCCAGCGGCAGTCGCGGCGCCTTCGGGTCGACCCAGGCGCCGGGCAGGAAGAGCGAACGCCCGGCCCTGGTCCGGCTGGCCTCCACCACCAGCTCACCCGCGGCCAGTTCGGCACGGGCCGCCTTGAGCCGGGCCGGCTTCCACCCTGTCCAGCGGGCCGTCATTCGGTCGGTCGGGTCGGGCATGGCGAGCAGCATCAGATAGAGCGTGGCGGCGTCCTCGCCCATGCCGTACTCCTTCGCCACGTCCGTCACCAGCTCGGGCACCGAACGGCTCGGGTCCTGCGGCCACCAGGTGCCGTCCTTGCCCCGCTCCCCGGCGAGCGGGTCGCCCGGGTCGGCGAGGAGAGCCCCGTACCGGGGGTCGCGAGCCAGACGCAGCGCCACCTCGGCCGCGTAGGGCCGCTGGTTGTCGACGCGCAGCGCGGGCAGATACGGGTCCTGGCCCGCTTCGTCGAGCAGCGCGACCCGGATACCGGGCGCCGGCTGGTCGTCGTGCGTCGCCAGGATGACGGCGCCGTACCGCTCGAAGCCCTCACCGACCTCGGTCGGGGTACCCGCGGTCTTCCGGAACGAGCGAAGACCGATGTACTGCCCGAGGTCCAGCACCAGCCCGGGGTGGGCCAGCCGGTCGCGTACGGCGGTGAGCGCGGCGGGCAGCGTGGCCCGCAGCGGGTCGCCGGCGGGCAGCCGGTGGGCGAGCCAGGCGGCGAGGCTGACGGAGCCGACCAGCGTGTCCGCCGTGAACCCGACCGTGTCGGCGCCGACGGGTTTGACCCGGTCGCCGTTGACCGCCCACTCCAGGTCGCGGGTGAGGCGGGGCTCACCGGCCGGGTGCAGCAGCGCGGGCAGGGCCTGCCGGACCTCCCAGCGGGAGTGCTTGACCGCGCGGATCGCGTCGCCGAACAGTTCCTCGGGGACGGCCGTCCGCTTGCCGACCCCGCTGTTCCAGACCTCGGCCGCGGCGGCCGCGTCCGGCCCCTCGGTCCACAGCCGGGCGGGGTCGGCGGGCATCAGCGCGGCCACCACCGCGGCGCGGATCCCCCCGTCGATGCCACGCAGTTCGTCCTTGGCGACGGCCGCCGGGGCGGCCTTCACCCCGATGGTGTTGCGCGCCTCCGTGGTCAGGAACACGCGCTCGTGGACATCGATGTGCGGCAGGCCGGCCACGATCAGCCGGGCCATCGTCTCGGTGACACCGGTGAGCCGGGCGAACTTCTCGGCGGCCTCCGGGAACCAGGGGGCCGGTCCGCGCGCCTCCAGTTCCGCGAGGAACACGCCGAGCGGCGCCGACTCTCCCTCCGCGCCGAGCGGGGCGGACTCACGGAGGGTGTAGGGCTCCGGTGTGTCGAACCGTCCCGCCGGGTCGTGGAAGAACCCGGCGAAGACAGCGCCGTGGTCGTCCAGCGAGCGGCGCTCCACGATCGCGACGAAGGCGCCGTCGCCCAGCGGCAGCAGCCCGTGCCACGAGCCCTCGCGCCACTCGCCCGACGGGGTGCGCAACCGGTCGGCCGTCAGGTGCAGGACCACCTTGCGCCACCGCTCGGACCCGGCGCCGCCGCCCAGCTCCAGCGCGTCGAACCGGCCGAGCAGGGTGAGCAGTGCTTCCCGGTGCTCCTCCGCGGTGGTCCCGGCCGCCGCCCGGAATGTGAGAGCAGTGGCCCGGTCGAGCAGCGTCTGCACGGTCAGGTACCCGGTCGGCAGTTGGCGTCCGTCGAGGTGGAGCCGGGTGGCGGGGCTCTCCGGCACGGTGGCGGCAGAGAGGCGGGCGGCCCGATCCATCGCGCGCACTGTACGGAAGACGCTGTCGGTCTCGTCGTCCCGGTGCCACCAGTAGCCGCCGACCATGCCGAGACCGCTCGTGGCGTCGATGAGTACGGTGTCCGCAGGCCCTGCCGGGCCCTCGTCCTCCTCCGAGGCGCCGTCGAGCGCCCGGGTGAGCCGGGCGGCGGCCGCGTCGAGGACGGCCTGCTGTCCGGCGGCGTGGCGCACGACGCCCGCGATGCCCGCGACGAGCGCGTCGTGGGTGACCGGCAGGAGCGCGCGGATCGTGTCGGGCAGCGCCTTCTTGTCGTCCTGGGCGGCCGCGGTCAGCAGGGCCGCCGAGGTTTTCCCGTCGATGCGCCGCAGCGCGGCGGAGCCCTCCGGGTCGCGGGCGGTCATGCACTCCCAGAACTGCACCGGCGGCAGCAACAGTGTGCCCTCGCCGAAGACGCCCGGGGTGCGGTCCGTCTTCGCGACGGAGGTGACGACGCCGTCCGTGTCGACGACTTCGAGCTGCCAGCCGTTGCGGACGACGGCACGGGCCCGGTCGTCGCCCGGGAACACGACGAGCACGGCCGGCCTGCCGTGGTCCGAGGACACGGTGACGGTGCGTCCGGCGAGGTCCTGGGTGCGCCGGGAACCGTCGGGCAGCGCGACCGTGCGCAGGCCGATCACTCCGTCCACGGGTGCGGAGGCCGGCGCGTGGCCGATGGTCGGTGAGGGGCCGAGCCAGCCGCTGTCGTAGGTGCTGCCCTCGGGGGCGTCACGCAGCGCGTCGGCCAGGAAGGCGGGCAGGCTCATGCGTCCCCGCTTGTTCGTGGCCGGGTCGTACTCGTAGAAGCCTCGCGAGTCGGCGTCCGCGCCCTCCGTGTGCCACACCCAGTACGAGGCGCCGTCGAAGACCAGCGACCGTTCCTCCGGGATCGTGGTGTCCCCGACGTGCAGGACGCCCGCGCCGGTGGTCCGGCCGCCGCCCGGCAGCGGCAGGGTGAGCTGCAAGTTGCCCTTGTACCAGTCCATCTCCGTGCCGCGGGTGCCGCCGGGGCCCTCCATGGTCTGGGGGCGGTCGGCGCGGCTGTGCCAGTAGCCGCGCAGGCCGTCGTTGCGGGACCGCCAGTAGACGAGCAGCTCGCCGTCCACGTGGTGGAAGCCCGGGTCGCCCCACTTGTCGCCCGCCGGGATGCGCAGGTCATGGGTGAGGAGCGTGCCCTCCGCGCCGATCACGCGGGCCTGGGCGGCGCCCGCCACGATGAGGTTCGGCCAGGCGTCGGCGACGATGATGTCCTCGACGTCGTCCTTCGGGACGAGGGTGGCGGTCGCTTCCTCCCAGGCGGGCCAGCCCAGTTCGTCGAAGAGCCCGGCGCGCAGGGTGCGCGACAGCACCGGCGCCAGGTCGGTGGCGACGGCCGCGCGCACCTCGTCCTCGGCGAGCGCCAGCGCCTCGGCGGGCAGCCACTTCAGCCGGGTGAGCGCGTCGGGCAGCTGGGGCAGTCCCACGGCGGTGAACCGCCGGACGACCTCGCTGACCCACTTCGCCAACAGGGGGCGCCCGCCCGGGGAGGCGGCCAGTACGCGGATCGCGCGCCGCCCGGAGTCGTCGTCGCTGAACCGGTCCGCACCTCGCCGGAAGGCCCCGTGGAAACGGGAGTCGGCGGTCAGTGACAGCAGCTCACGGTGTCCCTCACCCGGGGCCCACTGCTCCAGCGGCAGTGCGTCGCCCTTGTCCGGGGCGGCCACCGGCACGTCCAGGGACAGCAGCAGATCGATCAGGTCGATGTCGTGCGTGACCTTCAACTCGCGCCCGGTGGTGGTGAGTTCGGCCCGCAACCGGTCCGCCGTCCGCTCCGCGAGCGGGTACAGCTCAGGCATCCGGGTGGAGCCGCGCCAGGACCGCGCCCGCTCCCGGAACGTCAGGAACCGTTCCAGCCAGCCCGCCGTACCGTCGTGCGGACGCTGCTCATCGGGCAGGGCGCCGTCCCACAGCCCGGCCGTGGCGCCGGAGGCATCCAGGATGTCCAGCCACATCGCGGGCATCTCGTCGTCGTAGGACGAGGGGAGCATGTCCAGCAGGGTGCCCCGCACGTCCGGCTCGCGCGCCGCCAGCGCCACCAGCGCCGTACGGTGGCCCTTCCACCAGCCGGCCGCGGCGCGCAGCGTGGACGGCAGGACCAGCAGCTCGGCCAGATAGTCCTGCTCGGTACGGTCCGCGTCCCGGCCGGCGGCTCGTGCCAGCCTGCGCAGGTCGCCCGCCATCTGCGCCGACGGCGGCAGACCGCCCGCCGTGCGGCGCAGGCACAGCTTGGTGAAGCGCCGCAGCGCCTCCTCGGCCGGGACCCGCGCGGCCAACTCCTTCGCGTACGCCGACAGCACCTTCACCGGGAGCGCGCCGGCCAGCGCGAACTCCAGGAACACGGCGTCGAGCCGCTCCTCCTCGACCGTCAGCCCGTGCTCCGCCTCGGCCTTGCGGGCGCGGGTGAACAACTGGGCCGCGTACGTGGCGTTCTCCTCCGCGAGGAACACCCGCCCGGCCTGCTCGTAGAAGGTCGGCAGGAAGTGCGGCACCGACGCCGCCAGCCGCTCGCCGAGCTCCTGGTAGGCGTCCATGGCCAGCTTCGGCTTGGTCTTCGCCTGCCGGGCCGTCCGCTCCAGATCGGGCACGATGCCCAGCGCGTGGTGCCCGTCCGCCGGGTGGTGCACCAGCACCCACTCGGGGAAGCCCAGCGACTGCCGCAGCCCCAGCCCCACGACCTCCGGCTCCGCGTCCTGCTCCAGTCCCAGGAACCCGGCGGCCAGATCCTCCGCCGCGCCCAGCTCCCCGGCGACCAGCCGTACCACCACCCGGTCCTCCAGGCCCGGATGACGGTACGTCCGAGCCGTCAGCGGCACCGCCCGCTCGCCGGCCCCCTCGGTGTCCGGCGGCAGCACCCCGCCCGCCGTCAGCAGTTCCTCGTACGACACCCGCGTCCCCCCGCTCATGCGTCCTTGCCCTCCTCGATCACACGCCCGGCGTACAGCGCCGCGGCCATCCGCATCCCCTCCGACCAGGCCACCTGGCCCACCTCGCTCAGCGGCAGGGCGCGGCCGTCCTGGTCCTGCCAGGTGAGGCTGCCGGTCTCCACCTCGGCGTCCCAGTAGGGCTCCCCGATCCACACGGAGGCCTCGACGGTGCGCTCGCCGTCCCGGACCCGGGCGGTGGAGTATCCACCGGAGACGCGGTATCCGAGCGAGGTGGCGCGGGCGGCGAGGGCGAAACGGGAGCGGAACCGGCCCCCGGTGAAGTCCCGCACCTGGGTGGCCTTGGCGGCCAGGCCGTCCGGCCGCCGCCAGGTCGCCCGGTGTATCTGCTCGACGCGCTGCACGATGCCCAGCTCCGCCGCGAACTCCCGGATGTCGTCGAGGTCCGGCAGCAGCACCGGGTGCGGCAGTGTCACCGTGCGCGGGGAGAGGCGGACCGTCTCCCCGTCCAGGTTCACGACCCGCAGCTCGCCGGAGTCGGTGGCGCCCCGCAGGAAGCCGACCTCGTCCGGGTCGTCGCCTACCACGGCGAGGTCGCGCAGCGCGGCCTGCCACGCCTCGTCCGGCCACACCCGGGCCAGCAGACCGGTGGGTACGGGCAGTGACGACACCATCCAGGCGTCCACCTGCGTGACGCACGCCGCCGCGTGCCGATCCAGCCATTCGGCGAACCGCCGCAGCCGGTCCACCTCCGGGTGGTCCTTCAGCGCCTTCGGCAGTGACTTCAACTGCCGTCCCGCCGCCCGGCCCGAGGTGGCTCGCGCCGCCACCCGCCCCTCCACAAGGGCGACTTCATACCCGTCACCCGCCGACAACCAACCCACGAACCCCAGCCCTCCGCGTCAGTTCCACCATAAGAAAGCACAGTTCAGCCGGGGAATCCCGGCCCAGTGCGACCATGTGCGGAACGCTAGCGGCAGCCACTGACAATCGGTCCGGGGCGCCTCCCGACAAGTCCCCTTCGACGCGCCGGAACCCCCGACGACGAACAGGCAGCGCGAGACGATCCCTCCGGCGTCCGGCAAGCCAATCGAAGCGAGTGCGCCGCCGCATCCGTAGACCTACGTAACCGGAGTACGTATTACCGGCCAGTCACCGATCCCGAATGTCGTACGGTCGGCGTGCTCACCCTCCGCAGCGGCGCGCGGAGGGGACGCCGCCGAGGAGGGAGCGCGGCCCGGATCGGAGACGCCCTCCGTGAAACTCCCCCTGCCGGCCACGTTGCGTCCTATATCGCACAACTGTGCGTGACGTGCCCGTTTTCCTGGAACAGGACCGCGCTCAGGCAGCCATCGGCTCCTATGGTGGAGATCACGGGAAGGCGACGGACGCTGAGGCGGCGACCATGGCGGATATGGAGATCGACTACGCGGCGGTGTTCCAGGCGCTGCCGGGCATGGTGGCGCTGCTGACACCCGAGCTGGTGTACGCGGACGCGAACGAGGAGTTTCTGCGGATGTCGGGCCGCACCCGTGAGCAGGTGGTCGGCCGGTACCTCTTCGACGTGTTCCCGGACAACCCCACCGACCCGTCCGCGAACGGCATGCGGAACCTGGCGGTCTCCCTCACCCGGGTGGTGGAGACCGGCGAGCGGGACGCGATGGCGCTGCAGCGCTACGACGTGGAGTCGGTGCAGCGGCCGGGGGAGTGGGAGGAGCGGTACTGGAGCCCGGTGAACGCGCCCGTCCTCGGCCCCGACGGGAAGGTGGTGCTGCTGATCCACAAGGTGGAGGAGGTCACCGAGCTGATCCGGGCCCGCGAGCGCTCGCCCGGCGACCGGGCCAGCGTGCTGGAGGCCGAGCTGTACACCCGTGCCCGTGAGCTTCAGGAGGTCAACGAGCGGCTGCGCGAGGCACACGCCCATGAACGGGAGGTCGCGCTCGCCCTGCAGACGGCGATGCTGCCCGCGCCCAAACCGCTCGGCCACCACCGAGCGGCCGTGCGCTACCAGCCGGCGACCGACGCGCTGAACGTGTGCGGCGACTGGTACGACCTCGTCGACCTGGCCGGCGTCGACCGCATCGGCATCGCCGTGGGTGACGTGGTCGGACACGGCCTGGCCGCCGCCTGCGTCATGGGCAAGCTGCGCAGCGCGCTGAGCGCCGCGTCCCTGGTGGCGGACGGTCCCGCCCAGGCGCTGGACGCGCTCGGCCTGTACGCCCGCTCCGTCGACGGCGCGGAGAACACCACCGCCGTGCAGACCTGCGTCGACTGGGACGCGCACACGATCACCTACAGCAGCGCCGGCCATCTGCCGCCCGCACTGCTGTGCCGCGACGGCGAGGTCGTCTTCCTCGACCAGGCCACCGATCCACCGCTCGGCGCCCGCCCTGAACACACCCCCCGCCTCGAGGCGACCCTCGCCTTCAGCGAGGGCGACATGCTCGTCCTCTACACGGACGGCCTGATCGAACGCCGCGACGAGGACATCGACCACAGCCTCGCCCGCCTCGCCGACGCCCTCACCCGCCACCGCGGGTCCACCCCCGAACCCCTCGCCGACGCCCTCCTCCTCGACCTCCTCCCCGACGGACGGGCCACCGACGACGCGGCCCTCGTCATCATCCGGCTCTGAGCCGGGCGCCGACGACGCCCGCCCAGGTCGCCGTCCCGGGGGTGCGCGGCGGCTGTCGGCTGTGCGGCGTCCGCTCAGTCGAGGAAGTCGGCGAGGAGTGCGGCGAACTCGTCCGGGTCGGCCAGGCGGATGCCGAGCGTCTCGGCCTTGGCGCGCTTGGAGCCGGCGTTCGCGCCCGCGACGACCAGCGAGGTCTTCTTGGAGACGCTGGAGGAGGCGCGTCCGCCGGCGCGCTCGATCAGTTCGTTCATCTGGTTGCGGCTGAGCTTCTCCAGTACGCCGGTCATCGCGCCCGTGACCACCACAGCCATCCCGGCGAGCGGCCCGCCCGCGGGTTCGGCGCCCTCCTGCGAACCGTCCTCAGGGCCGGCGGAGTCGTCGTCGGCCGGGGCGGGCGGCGTGGCGCCCGGCTCGGTCATGTTCACCCCGGCCGCCACGAGCTTGTCGATGAGCGGGGCGAGTTCGACGAGTTCGGCGACGATGGACGGGGCCTTCTCGGTGCCGATGCCCTCGACCCGCTGGATCGCCTCGGCGTCCGCGGCGCGGATGTGGTCCATGGTGGCGAAGTACCGGGCGATACGGCGGGACATGGAGCGGCCGGTGCCCCGCACACCCAGCGCGCACAGCACCCGCGACAGCGGCCGCCCCCGGGCCGTGTCGAGCGCGGCGAGAAGATTGTCGGTGCTGGTCTCGCCCATGCGCTCCAGACCGAGCAGCTGCTCCCGGGTGAGGGTGAACAGATCGGCGAGATCGGCCACCAGACCCGCCTCGACGAGCTGGACGACCCGGGTGTGGCCGAGCCCTTCGACGTCGAGCTGATCGCGGCCCACGGCATACGAGAGCGACGCCACCAGATGGCAGTTGCGGCCGTTCTCGCAGCGCCAGCGCTGCTCCCCGGTGTCGATGCCGGAGCCGCACCTCGGGCACACCTCGGGGAAGACGATGGGCTGTTCGTCGCCCGTGCGCAGATGGGCGACGGGCGCCTCCACGCGGGGGATGACGTCACCGGCGCGGTGCACCATGACATGGTCGCCGAGCCGCAGGTCGCGGCGGGTGATGTCGGCCGGGTTGTGGAGGGTGGCGTACGTGATGGTGGAGCCGTCGATCTCGACGGGCTCCAGCACTCCGCGCGGGGCGATGATGCCCGTGCGGCCGACGTTCCACTGCACCTCCAGCAGCCGCGTGATCTTCTCGACGGCGGGCAGCTTGTAGGCGATCGCCCAGCGCGGGGCGCGTGAACCGGACCCGGCGGCCCGATGGTCGGCGGCCAGGTCGGCCTTGATGACGATCCCGTCGATCCCGAACGGCAGCTCCGCCCGCAGCGCGGCGATCTCCTTCACCCGGTCCAGGACCTCCTCGACCGTGCCGGCGGTGACACCGGGCACGGCCGTACCGGCGGTGGTGTTCACCCCCAGTTCGGCGGCCCGCGCCATCAGTTCGCTGTGGGCCAGTTCCCCCAGTCCCGCGGCGACGGCGGCGTCCGTACCGGGCAACGGCAGCAACCCGTAACCGAAGAACGTCATCGGCACGGTGTAGGCCCGCTCCCTGGCGCGCAGCGTGCCCGCCGCGGCGTTGCGCGGATTGGCGAACGGCTGCCCGCCGTGCCCGGTGCGCACCTCGTTGGCATGTTCGAACTGGGCGGTCGTCATGAGGACTTCGCCGCGCACCTCCACCGTCACCGGCTCGGCCAGCTCTTCCGGCAGGCCCTCGATGGTGCCGATGGCGTGCGAGACGTCCTCCCCGGCCGTCCCGTCGCCCCGCGTGATCAACCGCGTGAGCCGTCCTCGCGCGTACCGGGCGGCGACCGCCAGCCCGTCGAGCTTCGGCTCCACACCGAACCGCTCCACGTCGTGCCCGATCCGCCGGGCCAGCGACGCCGTCCACGCCGTGAACTCCTCGCCCGAGAACACGTTGTCCAGGCTCAGCATCGCCACCGTGTGCGGCACGTCCCCCTCGACCGCCCCGCCGGCCACCTTCCCGGTCGGCGACTCCGGCAGCACCTGATCGGGATGCCCGGCCTCCCACTCCGCGATCCCCCGCACGAGCCGGTCGTAGGCGTCATCGTCCAACACCGAGGTGCCGCCGGTGTAGTAGGCGGCCGAAGCCCGCACCGCGTCCTCGACGGCCTGCGCGTAAGCGGCGGCATCCACGATCACTGCTACTGATGTCGTCATGTGGACCATCCTGCCTCCCACCACTGACAACGCCCCCGGGCCGGCGCCTCGGAGAGGGCGTCCGCCGCGTGCGGGGTGTGGTCGGCTCCGCGACACGGTCGGAGCGCGGACTGCCCGCCGGCCTCTCGGCCGGCGGGCAGCCGGGTTTGTCGCGCGGGTGCCTGCGGCCCGACGGATCAGAGCGCCGGTGACGGGTACGTCGGGTACTCCACGCCGGAGACGTGCTGGACGACGCGGATGACCTGGCAGGAGTAGCCGAACTCGTTGTCGTACCAGAGGTAGAGGATCGCGTTGTCGCCGTCGACCTTGGTGGCGCCCGCGTCGACGATCGAGGCGTGGCGGGAGCCGAT is from Streptomyces sp. NBC_01314 and encodes:
- a CDS encoding AAA family ATPase, which translates into the protein MTPTDTATALPARQTLPAEERYAIELDFLAAHDEGPRPPGWHLTPRSAVTFVCGSGGETLKLAKPHETLPDKLVIAPKFVGERALVERCVVTLAGERGLLLVGEPGTAKSMLSELLSAAVCGTSALTVQGTAGTTEDAFRYGWNYALLLAQGPSPEALVDSPVLGAMRSGRVARVEEITRCLPEVQDALVSILSDRRVSVPELSGTDDAQVPAAPGFTVIATANLRDRGVSEMSAALKRRFNFETVHPIADVDAETALVRRQAEAAVQRAGAAFGVDDAVLDVLVTVFRDLREGRSAEGWDVERPGTVMSTAEAVQVAASLGVAAAYLPGGDALDLVPGHLLGVVRKDDPADHARLLGYWDGPVRRRAEDGSAMWRRLWDLRENLR
- a CDS encoding DNA-binding protein, translated to MSGGTRVSYEELLTAGGVLPPDTEGAGERAVPLTARTYRHPGLEDRVVVRLVAGELGAAEDLAAGFLGLEQDAEPEVVGLGLRQSLGFPEWVLVHHPADGHHALGIVPDLERTARQAKTKPKLAMDAYQELGERLAASVPHFLPTFYEQAGRVFLAEENATYAAQLFTRARKAEAEHGLTVEEERLDAVFLEFALAGALPVKVLSAYAKELAARVPAEEALRRFTKLCLRRTAGGLPPSAQMAGDLRRLARAAGRDADRTEQDYLAELLVLPSTLRAAAGWWKGHRTALVALAAREPDVRGTLLDMLPSSYDDEMPAMWLDILDASGATAGLWDGALPDEQRPHDGTAGWLERFLTFRERARSWRGSTRMPELYPLAERTADRLRAELTTTGRELKVTHDIDLIDLLLSLDVPVAAPDKGDALPLEQWAPGEGHRELLSLTADSRFHGAFRRGADRFSDDDSGRRAIRVLAASPGGRPLLAKWVSEVVRRFTAVGLPQLPDALTRLKWLPAEALALAEDEVRAAVATDLAPVLSRTLRAGLFDELGWPAWEEATATLVPKDDVEDIIVADAWPNLIVAGAAQARVIGAEGTLLTHDLRIPAGDKWGDPGFHHVDGELLVYWRSRNDGLRGYWHSRADRPQTMEGPGGTRGTEMDWYKGNLQLTLPLPGGGRTTGAGVLHVGDTTIPEERSLVFDGASYWVWHTEGADADSRGFYEYDPATNKRGRMSLPAFLADALRDAPEGSTYDSGWLGPSPTIGHAPASAPVDGVIGLRTVALPDGSRRTQDLAGRTVTVSSDHGRPAVLVVFPGDDRARAVVRNGWQLEVVDTDGVVTSVAKTDRTPGVFGEGTLLLPPVQFWECMTARDPEGSAALRRIDGKTSAALLTAAAQDDKKALPDTIRALLPVTHDALVAGIAGVVRHAAGQQAVLDAAAARLTRALDGASEEDEGPAGPADTVLIDATSGLGMVGGYWWHRDDETDSVFRTVRAMDRAARLSAATVPESPATRLHLDGRQLPTGYLTVQTLLDRATALTFRAAAGTTAEEHREALLTLLGRFDALELGGGAGSERWRKVVLHLTADRLRTPSGEWREGSWHGLLPLGDGAFVAIVERRSLDDHGAVFAGFFHDPAGRFDTPEPYTLRESAPLGAEGESAPLGVFLAELEARGPAPWFPEAAEKFARLTGVTETMARLIVAGLPHIDVHERVFLTTEARNTIGVKAAPAAVAKDELRGIDGGIRAAVVAALMPADPARLWTEGPDAAAAAEVWNSGVGKRTAVPEELFGDAIRAVKHSRWEVRQALPALLHPAGEPRLTRDLEWAVNGDRVKPVGADTVGFTADTLVGSVSLAAWLAHRLPAGDPLRATLPAALTAVRDRLAHPGLVLDLGQYIGLRSFRKTAGTPTEVGEGFERYGAVILATHDDQPAPGIRVALLDEAGQDPYLPALRVDNQRPYAAEVALRLARDPRYGALLADPGDPLAGERGKDGTWWPQDPSRSVPELVTDVAKEYGMGEDAATLYLMLLAMPDPTDRMTARWTGWKPARLKAARAELAAGELVVEASRTRAGRSLFLPGAWVDPKAPRLPLERWKLPLFGGLMSDEHATFGVIVPAEPAAELYRRAWQRVQDGDAPRFEELKVRRGRRR
- a CDS encoding DUF4132 domain-containing protein encodes the protein MGWLSAGDGYEVALVEGRVAARATSGRAAGRQLKSLPKALKDHPEVDRLRRFAEWLDRHAAACVTQVDAWMVSSLPVPTGLLARVWPDEAWQAALRDLAVVGDDPDEVGFLRGATDSGELRVVNLDGETVRLSPRTVTLPHPVLLPDLDDIREFAAELGIVQRVEQIHRATWRRPDGLAAKATQVRDFTGGRFRSRFALAARATSLGYRVSGGYSTARVRDGERTVEASVWIGEPYWDAEVETGSLTWQDQDGRALPLSEVGQVAWSEGMRMAAALYAGRVIEEGKDA
- a CDS encoding PP2C family protein-serine/threonine phosphatase, which produces MADMEIDYAAVFQALPGMVALLTPELVYADANEEFLRMSGRTREQVVGRYLFDVFPDNPTDPSANGMRNLAVSLTRVVETGERDAMALQRYDVESVQRPGEWEERYWSPVNAPVLGPDGKVVLLIHKVEEVTELIRARERSPGDRASVLEAELYTRARELQEVNERLREAHAHEREVALALQTAMLPAPKPLGHHRAAVRYQPATDALNVCGDWYDLVDLAGVDRIGIAVGDVVGHGLAAACVMGKLRSALSAASLVADGPAQALDALGLYARSVDGAENTTAVQTCVDWDAHTITYSSAGHLPPALLCRDGEVVFLDQATDPPLGARPEHTPRLEATLAFSEGDMLVLYTDGLIERRDEDIDHSLARLADALTRHRGSTPEPLADALLLDLLPDGRATDDAALVIIRL